A genome region from Tidjanibacter massiliensis includes the following:
- a CDS encoding TlpA family protein disulfide reductase: MKRILSMLFAVLFCCGIASAQGDVERTTLLKKGMDVPEFSVRMLDGTTLTSAELEGKVVLVNFWATWCPPCRKEFTRLQKDIVDRFEGKDFVLLPVSIDDGEEAVREFMRKNGYEFPVAFDGDKKLYGMFAEKYVPRNFIIGKDGKIAFQTVGYTPDEFDEMVRGIEALLK, translated from the coding sequence ATGAAGAGAATATTGTCAATGCTTTTTGCAGTGTTGTTCTGTTGCGGTATCGCGTCCGCGCAGGGCGACGTGGAGCGGACCACCCTGTTGAAGAAGGGGATGGATGTGCCCGAATTTTCCGTACGGATGCTGGACGGTACGACGCTGACTTCTGCCGAGTTGGAGGGAAAGGTGGTGCTGGTGAATTTCTGGGCTACGTGGTGTCCCCCGTGCCGCAAGGAGTTCACACGGCTGCAAAAGGATATCGTGGACCGTTTCGAGGGGAAGGATTTCGTACTTCTGCCGGTATCGATAGATGACGGCGAGGAGGCCGTCAGGGAGTTCATGCGGAAGAACGGGTACGAATTTCCGGTAGCTTTCGACGGGGACAAGAAACTTTATGGGATGTTTGCGGAGAAATACGTGCCGCGCAACTTCATCATCGGCAAGGACGGGAAGATAGCTTTCCAGACGGTCGGTTATACGCCCGACGAATTCGACGAAATGGTCAGGGGCATCGAGGCCCTGTTGAAATAG
- a CDS encoding DUF5074 domain-containing protein: MKKLFTCLAVVLFGAAMWSCSPYDDEELREAVDDLNDRVEAMEEAVRNANSGIETLRKLVEALQKNMTVTSVIETENGYTINFSDGTTATITNGTNAPSISVVKDEDGLYYWALDGRIIEIDGRKIKAEGSDGITPQLRINSDTKEWEMSLDGTTWTPMGITAEGQDGDSLFSKVEDGDTEVVFTLSDGKTTIVIPKTSTAGFAFVFPETLPRGGTNVDNYYLFAFGEERELPFTGDVATVDLMHVPQGWSAKLDPHAKTVTVTAPAAGSSYYTEGILSLIAIDRAERTTLASARIAAVDYSDPEGTFVLNEGNPSSDNGSVIYITSDGRLINYAYWRMNGTELGNATQDLFIADDKLYIVSQNGGNDGMLVEADARTLKRTDNFSKDDCSSLSWPSHVAVVGRTAYIRDNAGVWTLDLDSRSLKQIEGTAGALKNRMAVVGDKVFVPANSKVLILENGNIAETIAMEGTVTGVIKSDEEGYVWVSCSTSPAQIIKLSATDYTMEKHTLTEGSVSAGWGATPAISAKGDKIYFCNNTSTIYRHTFSTNTTETLGDVKPNVVNWGIIYNMPAVHPVTGEYYYNTILGYGWSFLTNDISVYDLNSDTPAMVADYRNYTHFPAGIYFTAGF; encoded by the coding sequence ATGAAAAAACTGTTTACCTGTCTGGCGGTTGTCCTGTTCGGCGCCGCAATGTGGAGCTGTTCCCCATACGACGACGAGGAGCTGCGGGAAGCGGTCGATGACCTGAACGACCGCGTGGAAGCCATGGAAGAGGCGGTCAGGAATGCCAATTCGGGCATCGAAACCCTTCGGAAACTGGTGGAGGCACTGCAAAAGAATATGACAGTCACTTCGGTAATCGAGACCGAAAACGGTTATACCATCAACTTTTCCGACGGCACGACGGCAACGATTACCAACGGAACCAATGCTCCGTCCATATCGGTCGTAAAAGACGAAGACGGGCTGTACTACTGGGCGCTCGACGGCCGAATCATCGAAATCGACGGGCGGAAAATAAAGGCCGAAGGTTCCGACGGCATCACCCCGCAGCTACGCATCAATTCCGATACGAAAGAGTGGGAGATGTCGCTCGACGGCACGACCTGGACGCCGATGGGCATCACAGCCGAAGGGCAGGACGGCGACTCGTTGTTCTCGAAGGTGGAGGACGGCGATACGGAAGTGGTTTTCACGCTCTCTGACGGGAAGACGACCATTGTCATACCGAAAACTTCGACGGCTGGGTTCGCATTCGTCTTTCCCGAGACCCTGCCCAGGGGCGGCACCAATGTGGACAATTACTACCTATTCGCATTCGGTGAAGAGCGCGAACTTCCGTTTACGGGCGATGTAGCGACGGTCGACCTGATGCACGTCCCGCAGGGATGGTCGGCCAAACTCGACCCGCATGCCAAAACGGTAACGGTAACGGCCCCGGCGGCCGGCAGCTCCTACTATACGGAAGGCATCCTTTCACTCATCGCCATCGACCGTGCAGAGCGGACGACGCTGGCATCGGCACGTATCGCGGCAGTGGATTACTCCGACCCGGAGGGAACATTCGTTCTCAACGAAGGCAATCCGTCGTCGGACAACGGGTCGGTCATTTACATCACATCCGACGGACGCCTCATCAACTACGCCTACTGGCGCATGAACGGTACCGAGCTCGGCAACGCGACTCAGGACCTGTTCATAGCGGACGACAAACTGTATATCGTATCGCAGAACGGAGGTAACGACGGTATGCTGGTCGAAGCCGATGCCAGAACGCTCAAACGCACGGACAATTTCAGCAAGGACGATTGCTCGTCGCTCTCGTGGCCTTCCCATGTGGCTGTGGTCGGTCGCACGGCCTACATCCGCGACAATGCCGGCGTATGGACCCTCGACCTCGATTCGAGGAGCCTCAAACAGATAGAGGGTACGGCCGGCGCCCTGAAAAACCGGATGGCGGTCGTCGGAGACAAGGTGTTCGTTCCGGCGAACAGCAAGGTACTGATACTCGAAAACGGCAACATCGCCGAAACGATAGCAATGGAGGGTACGGTGACCGGCGTCATCAAGTCCGACGAAGAGGGCTACGTATGGGTTTCCTGTTCGACCAGTCCGGCCCAAATCATCAAATTGTCAGCCACCGACTACACGATGGAGAAACACACCCTGACCGAAGGCAGCGTCTCGGCAGGCTGGGGTGCGACACCGGCTATTTCCGCCAAAGGCGACAAAATCTATTTCTGCAACAATACCTCGACAATCTACCGCCACACGTTCTCCACGAATACGACCGAAACGCTGGGCGATGTGAAGCCGAACGTCGTGAACTGGGGTATAATTTACAACATGCCGGCCGTACACCCCGTCACGGGCGAGTACTACTACAATACAATTCTGGGCTACGGCTGGAGTTTCCTCACGAACGATATCTCGGTATACGACCTCAATTCGGATACGCCCGCAATGGTTGCAGACTACCGGAACTACACGCACTTCCCCGCCGGAATCTATTTCACGGCCGGATTCTAA
- a CDS encoding ABC transporter permease: MFDLDRWKEIWETIARNRKRSIMTGLGVFWGIFMFTVMMGFGMWLGRTALSSLGSYSTNTTYFFTDQTSIPYQGMPSGRWWNFDMHDLEAIRQQVPDIKYAAAMNWGGSQKVSHNERKGEYYLMGYTPDFQKINPQPLKFGRFINQPDMEGKRKVCVIGGQIWKELFPGGENPVGEVIKMNDLYLTVVGVMERGSTSINIGSNPETTIAVPNSLVQQLWNEGSSVDMITIMAEDDVRIQDIEEKCKRIIAANHIISPDDKKAISGFNLGEQFEKVNGLLNGISLLTWIVGLGTLLAGIVGVSNIMLVIVRERTQEIGVRRAIGARPWSIISQILSESFLLTFIAGILGLAAGVGALSVFEKLIAATTELGSDMQPLQISFGLGITATLIIIAGSLLAGIIPASRAMKIKAVDAIREE; encoded by the coding sequence ATGTTCGACCTCGACCGCTGGAAAGAAATCTGGGAAACCATCGCCCGCAACCGCAAAAGGAGCATCATGACGGGACTGGGGGTCTTCTGGGGCATCTTCATGTTCACCGTGATGATGGGATTCGGCATGTGGCTGGGACGCACCGCCCTCTCCTCGCTGGGCAGCTACTCCACCAATACGACCTATTTTTTCACCGACCAGACGAGCATCCCCTATCAGGGTATGCCTTCGGGCCGATGGTGGAACTTCGACATGCACGACCTGGAAGCCATCCGGCAGCAGGTTCCCGACATCAAGTATGCGGCAGCCATGAACTGGGGAGGTTCGCAGAAGGTGTCGCACAACGAACGCAAGGGCGAATACTACCTGATGGGCTATACGCCGGATTTCCAGAAAATCAATCCGCAGCCCCTGAAATTCGGCCGCTTCATCAACCAGCCGGACATGGAGGGCAAGCGCAAGGTGTGTGTCATCGGCGGACAGATATGGAAGGAGCTCTTCCCCGGCGGCGAAAACCCCGTGGGCGAAGTCATCAAGATGAACGACCTCTACCTGACCGTCGTGGGCGTCATGGAGCGGGGCAGCACCTCGATAAACATCGGGAGCAATCCGGAAACCACCATCGCCGTACCCAACTCGCTCGTACAGCAGCTCTGGAACGAAGGTTCTTCGGTGGATATGATAACCATCATGGCGGAAGACGACGTCCGCATCCAGGACATCGAGGAGAAGTGCAAGCGCATCATCGCAGCCAACCACATCATTTCGCCCGACGACAAGAAAGCCATCAGCGGCTTCAACCTCGGCGAACAGTTCGAAAAGGTGAACGGACTACTGAACGGCATCAGCCTGCTGACATGGATAGTGGGTCTGGGTACGCTGCTGGCCGGCATCGTAGGCGTCAGCAACATCATGCTCGTCATCGTACGGGAGCGGACGCAGGAGATAGGCGTCCGCCGGGCGATAGGCGCCCGGCCGTGGTCCATCATATCGCAGATTCTCTCCGAAAGTTTCCTGCTGACCTTCATCGCCGGTATCCTCGGCCTTGCGGCCGGAGTCGGAGCACTGTCGGTATTCGAGAAGCTGATAGCGGCCACGACGGAGCTGGGGAGCGACATGCAGCCGCTGCAGATATCTTTCGGGCTCGGCATCACGGCCACCCTCATCATCATCGCCGGAAGCTTGCTGGCCGGCATCATCCCGGCCAGCCGTGCCATGAAGATAAAGGCGGTGGATGCGATTAGGGAGGAGTAG
- a CDS encoding TolC family protein, which translates to MKRKTIVTVFFTLTALLLSGGKAEGQQQETLARSSSPTARYAAEETGLPAAAPWTLQECIRYAQENNIEIQRQELSIEDAELARKQTRLNYIPSVSASVGSGTSFGRVLDPTTYEFRENSSNTDLSASLSLGTEVFAGMRKYLQLKKSDLALQDMLLQVDKARNDLSLNITAAYLDVLFAEEKVTIASQRTRTLTLQVEQTQMLVESGRKTMGDLLQLQADLADAQFQDIEAKNNRTLAYFTLCQLLEIDDYETFRILIPESMPVSRDGVAVGPGEIYEMAQELPQVKSAGLAMDMADRDISIAKSGLYPTLSLSAGYGSSFSNGRQKPDINNPATYIQYPFKDQIRDNASYHISLSLSIPIFNSLSARNNVKSYRIARHRAEYDYMIMQKNLNKEIRQAYIDAVGAYEQYEAAAKNVTTTEEAFRMLEEKYNLGAASPVDYSIALYNLVNARSQLAQAKYSYLFKTKILDFYRGIPIML; encoded by the coding sequence ATGAAACGCAAAACGATAGTTACCGTCTTCTTCACCCTGACCGCCCTGCTGCTATCCGGCGGAAAAGCCGAAGGACAGCAGCAGGAGACCCTCGCCCGGTCGTCCTCACCGACAGCCCGGTATGCGGCAGAAGAAACCGGCCTCCCGGCAGCCGCCCCGTGGACGCTGCAGGAGTGTATCCGGTATGCTCAGGAAAACAACATAGAGATACAGCGGCAGGAGCTCTCCATCGAAGATGCCGAGCTGGCCCGAAAGCAGACTCGGCTCAACTACATACCGTCGGTAAGCGCATCGGTCGGCTCCGGAACTTCGTTCGGCCGCGTCCTCGACCCGACCACCTATGAATTCCGCGAGAACTCCAGCAATACCGACCTCAGCGCCTCCCTCTCGCTCGGCACGGAAGTGTTTGCGGGAATGCGCAAATATCTCCAGCTCAAGAAATCCGACCTGGCCCTGCAGGATATGCTGCTACAAGTGGACAAGGCCCGCAACGACCTCTCGCTCAATATCACCGCGGCTTACCTCGACGTGCTGTTCGCCGAAGAGAAGGTCACCATCGCCTCACAGCGTACCCGAACGCTCACGCTGCAGGTCGAACAGACGCAAATGCTGGTGGAATCGGGACGCAAAACCATGGGCGACCTGCTGCAATTGCAGGCCGACCTGGCCGATGCACAGTTTCAGGATATCGAAGCGAAAAACAACCGAACCCTCGCTTACTTTACGCTCTGCCAATTGCTGGAGATAGACGACTACGAGACGTTTCGCATCCTCATCCCGGAATCGATGCCCGTCTCCCGCGACGGCGTGGCGGTGGGCCCGGGAGAGATTTACGAAATGGCGCAGGAGCTGCCGCAGGTCAAATCGGCCGGACTGGCCATGGATATGGCAGACCGTGATATCAGCATCGCCAAATCAGGCCTCTACCCCACCCTGAGTCTCTCGGCAGGCTACGGTTCCTCCTTCTCCAACGGCCGGCAGAAACCCGACATCAACAACCCCGCCACCTACATCCAGTATCCGTTCAAGGACCAGATACGCGACAACGCGAGCTATCATATATCACTCAGTCTCAGCATTCCCATCTTCAACTCCCTCTCGGCCCGCAACAACGTCAAGAGTTATCGCATCGCCCGCCACAGGGCCGAATACGATTATATGATAATGCAGAAGAACCTTAACAAAGAGATAAGGCAGGCCTATATCGACGCAGTAGGAGCTTACGAACAGTACGAAGCGGCGGCTAAAAACGTCACCACGACAGAGGAGGCGTTTCGCATGCTGGAGGAAAAATACAACCTCGGCGCGGCTTCGCCGGTGGATTACAGCATTGCGCTCTACAATCTCGTGAACGCCCGCTCGCAGCTTGCCCAGGCCAAATACAGCTACCTCTTCAAGACCAAAATCCTCGACTTCTACCGGGGCATCCCCATCATGCTCTGA
- the dxs gene encoding 1-deoxy-D-xylulose-5-phosphate synthase, which translates to MVKTGYKYLDDINSPKDLRRLSVPELETLAAELRDFMVSELCVNPGHLASSLGAVELAIALHYVYDTPDDKVVWDVGHQAYAHKILTGRREQFHTNRKLGGISGFPRMEESPYDAFGAGHASVSISAALGMAQANKLQGIHRNVIAVIGDGAMTGGLAYEGLNNAGASNADMLVILNDNNMSISPNVGALKEYLLGITTSKHYNRLKNRVWNAMSGVPRMRRAIQNFGNVVKQSILKQSNLFESLNFRYFGPVDGHDLKSLVRVLGDMRSIPGPKLLHVVTKKGKGYKPAESNPPIWHAPGRFNPVTGELLVNPGDNQPDRYQDVFGYTLLELARLDERVVGVTPAMLTGSSMDILQREMPHRCFDVGIAEGHAVTFSAGLAAGGLIPFCNIYSSFMQRAYDHMIHDVAIQRLPVIFCLDRAGLVGEDGVTHHGVFDLAFMRSVPNMTIAAPANEAELKEMMYTALLSGVPFAIRYPRGRGIGADWSGGFRRMEIGRGITLRGGKDVAVLAIGTVTNDALKAAVQAEEEGISAEVVSLRFAKPLDTAILHDVGRRFRRIITVEDGTVEGGVGSAVAEFISANGYTAEVVRLGIPDTFIHHGTIAELKRICGYDTEGILTAIRKAAGREKA; encoded by the coding sequence ATGGTAAAGACGGGCTATAAATACCTCGACGACATAAATTCTCCGAAAGACCTGCGCAGACTCTCCGTCCCCGAACTGGAAACGCTCGCTGCAGAACTCAGAGACTTCATGGTATCGGAACTCTGCGTGAATCCGGGACACCTCGCATCGAGTCTCGGAGCCGTGGAACTCGCCATAGCGCTCCATTACGTCTATGACACGCCGGACGACAAGGTGGTCTGGGACGTCGGCCATCAGGCCTATGCCCACAAGATACTCACCGGCCGTCGGGAACAGTTCCACACGAACCGGAAGTTGGGCGGCATCAGCGGATTTCCGCGCATGGAGGAGAGCCCCTACGACGCTTTCGGGGCAGGCCACGCTTCCGTCTCCATCTCGGCCGCACTGGGCATGGCCCAGGCCAACAAACTGCAGGGCATCCACCGCAACGTCATCGCCGTAATAGGCGACGGCGCCATGACGGGCGGCCTTGCCTACGAGGGGCTGAACAACGCCGGAGCATCCAATGCGGACATGCTGGTCATTCTGAACGACAACAACATGTCCATCAGTCCCAACGTCGGAGCGCTGAAGGAGTATCTGCTCGGCATCACCACGTCAAAACACTACAACCGGCTGAAAAACCGGGTATGGAACGCCATGTCGGGAGTCCCCCGGATGCGGCGCGCGATACAGAATTTCGGCAACGTCGTCAAACAGAGCATTCTCAAGCAGAGCAACCTGTTCGAGAGCCTCAACTTCCGCTATTTCGGCCCCGTGGACGGCCACGACCTGAAGTCGCTGGTACGGGTACTGGGCGACATGCGGAGCATTCCGGGCCCGAAACTGCTCCACGTCGTTACCAAAAAGGGCAAGGGTTACAAACCTGCCGAAAGCAACCCGCCGATATGGCACGCCCCCGGCAGGTTCAATCCCGTCACCGGCGAACTGCTCGTCAATCCGGGCGACAACCAGCCCGACCGCTACCAGGACGTATTCGGTTATACGCTCCTCGAACTCGCCCGCCTCGACGAACGCGTCGTAGGCGTCACACCGGCCATGCTCACGGGCAGCTCCATGGATATCCTGCAACGGGAGATGCCCCACCGATGCTTCGACGTCGGCATCGCCGAAGGCCATGCGGTCACTTTCTCGGCAGGACTGGCGGCCGGCGGCCTGATACCTTTCTGCAATATCTACTCGTCGTTCATGCAGCGGGCCTACGACCACATGATTCACGACGTGGCCATCCAGCGGCTTCCGGTCATATTCTGCCTCGACCGTGCGGGCCTTGTCGGCGAAGACGGAGTGACGCACCACGGTGTGTTCGACCTCGCCTTCATGCGCTCCGTGCCCAACATGACGATAGCCGCACCGGCCAACGAGGCGGAACTCAAGGAGATGATGTACACGGCGCTCCTGTCGGGCGTACCGTTCGCCATCCGTTATCCGCGCGGCCGGGGGATAGGAGCCGACTGGAGCGGCGGATTCCGACGGATGGAGATAGGCCGCGGGATAACCCTGCGCGGCGGGAAGGATGTCGCCGTTCTGGCGATAGGTACCGTAACCAACGATGCCCTGAAGGCCGCAGTACAGGCCGAGGAGGAGGGAATCTCCGCCGAAGTGGTGAGCCTGCGGTTCGCCAAACCGCTCGACACGGCTATTCTGCACGACGTCGGGCGGCGGTTCCGGCGGATAATCACCGTCGAGGACGGTACCGTGGAGGGAGGCGTGGGAAGCGCCGTCGCCGAATTCATCTCCGCCAACGGCTATACCGCAGAGGTCGTGCGGCTCGGCATCCCCGATACTTTCATCCACCACGGCACGATAGCCGAACTGAAACGGATTTGCGGCTACGACACGGAAGGTATCCTGACAGCTATCCGGAAAGCCGCCGGCAGGGAAAAAGCCTGA
- a CDS encoding efflux RND transporter periplasmic adaptor subunit, with translation MKKVFRILLIVLLAGLFVGTFVFLWNKTRPVKTIYGIVTPVRDTISQFVVATGQVEPRDEVLIKPQISGIISALHKEAGNMVRQGDVIATVKVIPEMSSLNNAESGVKQAEINLEQTRREYERTEKLYRKNVITLDEFEKAETQLRIAEENLQSARDNLEIVRDGIVSRNAEISNTQIRSTIDGMILDIPVKVGNSVIQSNTFNDGTTIAVVADMNDMIFRGKVDETDVGKLHEGMPVTLTIGAVQDSKLNARLEYISPKATTDNNVIMFEVKAAVDVDDNIFVRSGYSANASIMIENRENVLAVPESVLEFEEDKTYAYVLTSPEGAEEQTFEKREVTTGLSDGMNMEIKEGLSETDRLRGMAMPRTKK, from the coding sequence ATGAAGAAAGTATTTAGAATCCTGCTCATCGTCCTGCTCGCGGGACTGTTCGTCGGGACGTTCGTCTTCCTGTGGAACAAGACGCGGCCGGTCAAGACCATCTACGGGATAGTGACGCCCGTCCGCGACACCATCTCCCAATTCGTGGTAGCCACCGGACAGGTCGAACCGCGCGACGAAGTACTCATCAAGCCCCAGATTTCGGGCATCATCTCCGCCCTGCACAAGGAGGCAGGCAACATGGTGCGGCAGGGCGACGTAATCGCCACCGTGAAGGTCATTCCGGAGATGAGTTCCCTCAACAACGCCGAATCGGGAGTCAAGCAGGCGGAAATAAATCTGGAACAGACCAGGCGCGAATACGAACGCACCGAAAAACTCTACCGGAAGAACGTCATCACCCTCGACGAGTTCGAGAAGGCGGAGACACAGCTCCGGATTGCGGAAGAGAACCTCCAGAGCGCACGCGACAACCTGGAAATCGTACGCGACGGCATCGTCTCCCGCAACGCCGAAATAAGCAATACCCAGATACGTTCCACGATAGACGGCATGATACTGGACATTCCCGTCAAGGTGGGCAACTCGGTCATCCAGTCCAATACGTTCAACGACGGCACGACAATAGCCGTCGTGGCCGACATGAACGACATGATATTCCGCGGGAAGGTCGACGAGACCGATGTGGGCAAGCTCCACGAAGGGATGCCCGTCACGCTCACCATCGGCGCCGTACAGGACTCGAAACTGAACGCACGGCTGGAATATATCTCCCCGAAGGCGACAACGGACAACAACGTCATCATGTTCGAAGTAAAAGCTGCCGTGGACGTGGACGATAACATCTTCGTCCGTTCGGGTTACAGTGCCAATGCAAGCATCATGATAGAGAACCGCGAGAACGTGCTGGCCGTGCCGGAGAGCGTACTCGAATTCGAGGAGGACAAAACCTACGCCTACGTGCTGACAAGTCCCGAAGGGGCCGAAGAACAGACGTTCGAGAAAAGGGAGGTCACGACGGGACTCTCGGACGGCATGAACATGGAAATCAAGGAGGGACTCTCCGAAACCGACCGGCTGCGGGGCATGGCGATGCCGCGCACCAAGAAATAG
- the frr gene encoding ribosome recycling factor codes for MTEEATLILDIAEEKMNKALEHLVEALLGIRAGKASPNVLKGIMVDYYGSQTPVSQVASVTVPDAKTILIQPWEKGMIPVIEKAILVSNIGLTPSNNGEHIRLSIPALTEERRRELVKQVKGEGETARVSVRNARREAVEAFKAAQKNGMPEDMAKDGEAEAQKLTDRFSKQIEEALAEKEKEIMTV; via the coding sequence ATGACTGAAGAAGCAACCCTGATATTGGACATTGCCGAGGAGAAGATGAACAAGGCGCTTGAGCATCTTGTCGAGGCGCTGCTCGGAATAAGGGCGGGAAAGGCCAGCCCCAATGTATTGAAAGGAATCATGGTGGATTACTACGGTTCGCAGACGCCCGTTTCGCAGGTGGCGAGTGTTACCGTGCCTGATGCCAAAACGATACTCATCCAGCCGTGGGAGAAAGGGATGATACCCGTAATAGAGAAGGCGATACTCGTGTCGAACATCGGATTGACGCCTTCCAATAATGGTGAGCATATCCGGCTTTCGATTCCTGCGCTGACCGAAGAGCGCCGCAGGGAGCTCGTGAAACAGGTGAAAGGCGAAGGGGAGACGGCGCGTGTGAGTGTCCGCAATGCCCGCCGCGAAGCGGTCGAGGCTTTCAAGGCAGCCCAGAAGAACGGTATGCCCGAAGATATGGCGAAGGACGGTGAGGCGGAAGCCCAGAAGCTGACCGACCGGTTCAGCAAGCAGATAGAGGAGGCGTTGGCCGAGAAGGAGAAAGAGATAATGACCGTATAG
- a CDS encoding pentapeptide repeat-containing protein: MEADIITGRTFGKNEADTLFQEGTVFDKCIFRGGTFTTLLLHGIILLDCRFTGCDFSLSAFANTVMDGVTFSGCKMSGTSFGERNSSHRLSASFTECIFDDAVFLHITADSVFRQCRMHATVFESCILKGVLFDACDMQGSSFTDNDLRSADFLTSSGFTIDPETNRLNGARFSQASLPGLLAKYRIKIENP; this comes from the coding sequence ATGGAAGCCGATATCATAACTGGACGAACATTCGGAAAAAACGAGGCGGACACCCTTTTTCAGGAAGGTACCGTATTCGACAAATGCATATTCAGAGGCGGCACTTTCACGACACTGCTCCTGCATGGCATTATCCTGCTCGACTGTCGTTTCACCGGCTGCGATTTTAGCCTCTCCGCATTCGCGAATACGGTAATGGACGGGGTGACGTTCTCCGGATGCAAGATGTCCGGAACATCATTCGGAGAGAGAAACAGCTCACACAGACTGTCGGCATCCTTCACGGAGTGTATCTTCGACGATGCGGTATTTCTGCACATCACCGCCGACTCCGTTTTCCGGCAATGCCGGATGCACGCTACCGTATTCGAATCGTGCATCTTGAAAGGCGTTCTCTTCGACGCTTGCGACATGCAGGGCTCCTCCTTTACCGACAACGACCTGAGAAGTGCGGATTTCCTGACTTCTTCCGGTTTTACTATCGACCCGGAAACCAACCGGCTCAACGGTGCGCGTTTCTCTCAGGCCTCCCTGCCGGGCCTGCTTGCCAAATACCGGATAAAGATAGAAAATCCATAA
- the pyrH gene encoding UMP kinase has product MKYKRILLKLSGESLAGDGEYGLSAGVLGSYASQIREIAGAGVEVGIVIGGGNIFRGMQGAERGFDRVKGDQMGMLATVINSLALESALRAEGMQAKVLTSICMEPVGEYYSKDKAVDYLSRGYVVIIGGGTSNPYFTTDSAAALRGIEIEADVLLKGTRVDGIYDADPEKHPEARKFGEITFGEVYARGLRIMDLTAFTLCRENGLPIVVFDMDTPGNLRRVVRGEAIGTLVRE; this is encoded by the coding sequence ATGAAATATAAGAGAATATTGCTGAAACTGAGCGGCGAGTCGCTGGCCGGCGATGGAGAGTACGGACTTTCGGCCGGGGTACTCGGTTCGTATGCGTCGCAGATACGGGAAATCGCCGGGGCCGGCGTGGAGGTCGGCATAGTTATTGGAGGAGGAAACATATTCCGCGGCATGCAGGGTGCGGAGAGGGGATTCGACCGTGTGAAGGGCGACCAGATGGGAATGCTCGCGACGGTCATCAACTCGCTGGCTCTGGAATCCGCGCTGCGGGCGGAGGGGATGCAGGCGAAGGTGCTGACTTCCATATGCATGGAGCCGGTCGGGGAGTATTACTCCAAGGACAAGGCGGTGGATTACCTGAGCAGGGGATACGTCGTGATAATCGGCGGCGGAACATCCAATCCCTATTTTACGACCGACAGTGCCGCAGCGCTCCGCGGCATAGAGATAGAGGCCGACGTGCTGCTGAAAGGGACGCGGGTGGACGGCATTTACGATGCCGACCCGGAGAAGCATCCGGAGGCACGGAAATTCGGCGAGATAACTTTCGGGGAGGTGTATGCCCGCGGGCTTCGGATTATGGACCTGACGGCTTTCACGCTCTGCCGGGAGAACGGCCTGCCGATAGTCGTCTTCGACATGGATACGCCCGGAAACCTGCGCAGGGTAGTCCGGGGCGAAGCGATAGGGACGTTGGTGAGGGAATAG